In Vitis vinifera cultivar Pinot Noir 40024 chromosome 11, ASM3070453v1, a genomic segment contains:
- the LOC100265415 gene encoding leucine-rich repeat receptor-like protein kinase TDR, protein MEIFRSFCVSVLGALLVIEAVLAADLFSDALLSLKSEFVDDSNSLADWFVPPGVEEYDKVYACSWFEVTCNKNSSLVIGLDLSSKNLGGIISGKQFSVFTELVDLNLSYNSFSEQLPVEIFNLTNLRSLDISRNNFSGHFPGGVSRLEHLVVLDAFSNSFSGPLPTEVSQLEYLKVLNLAGSYFKGPIPSEYGSFKSLEFIHLAGNLLSGSIPPELGKLSTVTHMEIGYNSYQGSIPWQLGNMTEIQYLDIAGADLSGSIPKQLSNLTKLQSLFLFRNQLTGLIPSEFSRIVTLTDLDLSDNQLSGSIPESFSELKNLRLLSLMYNDMSGTVPESIAELPLLDTLLIWNNFFSGSLPQSLGTNSKLKWVDVSTNNFNGPIPPEICTGGVLFKLILFSNNFTGGLSPSLSNCSSLVRLRLENNSFSGEIPLRFSHLPEITYVDLSGNGFTGGIPTDISQASNLQYFNVSKNSELGGMLPAKIWSLPLLQNFSASSCKISGHIPAFQVCKNITVIEVSMNNLSGIIPESISSCQALEMVNLANNNFTGHIPEQLASLHELAVVDLSHNNLTGPIPEKLSNLSSLLLINVSFNDISGSIPSEKIFRVMGSSAFVGNSKLCGEPLKPCADSEGIQHGFKLGSKSKDKLKWVLLLCAGVLLFILVSVLGIFYFRRGSKGRWEMVSFSGLPRFTANDVLRSFSSTESMETTPPLSSSVCKAVLPTGITVSVKKIEWEAKRMKVMSEFITRIGNARHKNLIRLLGFCYNKHVAYLLYDYLPNGNLAEKIRMKRDWTAKYKIVIGIARGLHYLHHECYPAIPHGDLKSSDILFDENMEPHLAEFGFKLLAELNKASLPSTISRTETGEFNPAIKEELYTDIYSFGEVIMETITNGRLTNAGGSIQSKPREALLREIYNENEVGSADSMQEEIKLVFEVALLCTRSRPSDRPSMEDVLNLLSGLKSQRFIGFEVTKKQENF, encoded by the exons ATGGAGATTTTCAGGAGCTTCTGTGTGAGTGTTTTGGGAGCTCTGCTGGTTATTGAAGCTGTTTTGGCTGCTGATCTTTTCTCTGATGCGCTTCTTAGCCTGAAGTCCGAGTTTGTTGATGATTCTAACAGCTTGGCTGATTGGTTTGTGCCTCCTGGAGTAGAGGAGTATGACAAGGTCTATGCTTGTTCTTGGTTCGAAGTCACATGTAACAAGAACTCCTCTCTGGTCATTGGTCTGGACCTGTCTTCCAAGAACCTTGGTGGAATAATTTCTGGGAAGCAATTCAGTGTCTTTACTGAGCTGGTTGATCTCAACCTCAGCTACAATTCTTTCTCTGAGCAGCTCCCTGTGGAAATCTTCAATCTCACCAATCTGAGAAGCTTGGATATCAGCAGAAACAATTTTTCAGGTCACTTTCCTGGTGGAGTTTCCAGGCTTGAGCACCTTGTTGTGCTTGACGCCTTCAGCAACAGCTTTTCGGGCCCACTGCCAACTGAAGTTTCTCAGCTTGAATACCTAAAAGTTCTCAATTTAGCTGGGAGTTATTTCAAGGGACCAATCCCATCAGAATATGGTTCTTtcaagagccttgagttcattcATCTGGCAGGAAACCTTCTCAGTGGGAGCATACCGCCAGAACTGGGTAAACTGAGTACAGTGACCCATATGGAGATTGGCTACAATTCTTACCAGGGAAGTATTCCATGGCAATTGGGTAACATGACTGAGATTCAGTATCTTGATATTGCTGGGGCTGATCTCTCAGGCTCAATACCCAAGCAACTCAGCAATCTTACTAAGCTTCAATCACTTTTTCTCTTCAGAAACCAACTCACTGGATTGATTCCATCGGAGTTTAGCAGAATCGTGACGCTGACAGACTTGGATCTTTCTGATAACCAGCTTTCTGGGTCTATTCCAGAGAGCTTTTCAGAGCTGAAGAATCTTAGACTGCTCAGTCTAATGTACAATGACATGAGTGGCACTGTCCCTGAAAGCATTGCGGAACTCCCATTACTGGATACCCTTCTCATATGGAACAATTTCTTCTCTGGGTCACTTCCACAGAGCCTGGGCACGAATTCGAAACTCAAGTGGGTGGATGTTTCTACAAACAATTTCAATGGTCCCATTCCTCCAGAGATCTGCACAGGGGGAGTGCTTTTCAAGTTGATtctgttttcaaataattttacgGGCGGTCTTTCTCCATCTCTCTCCAATTGCTCTTCTCTTGTTCGTCTCCGACTTGAAAATAATTCCTTCTCAGGTGAGATCCCTTTAAGATTCAGCCATCTTCCTGAAATCACATATGTCGACCTGTCTGGAAATGGATTTACTGGTGGAATTCCCACAGACATAtcccaagcttccaatcttcagTACTTTAATGTCTCTAAAAATTCAGAGCTAGGAGGGATGCTCCCTGCAAAAATTTGGTCTCTGCCGCTTCTTCAGAACTTCTCAGCGAGCTCTTGTAAAATCTCTGGTCATATTCCTGCTTTCCAAGTCTGCAAAAATATTACAGTAATTGAAGTGAGCATGAACAACTTGTCAGGAATTATCCCAGAAAGTATTTCCAGTTGTCAGGCCCTTGAGATGGTGAATTTAGCCAACAATAATTTTACAGGTCATATACCTGAGCAGCTTGCAAGTCTTCATGAACTTGCTGTGGTAGACCTATCCCACAATAATTTGACTGGTCCCATTCCTGAAAAGCTCAGCAATTTATCCAGCTTACTACTCATCAACGTGTCATTCAACGATATCTCTGGTTCAATTCCTTCAGAAAAGATTTTCAGAGTGATGGGTAGCAGTGCTTTTGTTGGAAATTCAAAGCTATGTGGAGAACCTTTGAAACCATGTGCTGATTCTGAGGGAATTCAGCATGGATTCAAACTGGGGAGCAAAAGCAAAGACAAGCTTAAATGGGTTCTTCTACTCTGTGCAGGGGTGCTTTTATTTATCTTGGTTTCAGTTCTGGGAATATTTTATTTCAGGAGAGGAAGTAAAGGACGATGGGAAATGGTTTCTTTTAGCGGGCTTCCTCGATTCACAGCAAATGATGTTTTGAGGAGTTTTAGTTCTACAGAATCCATGGAGACAACACCACCATTATCCTCTTCAGTTTGCAAAGCAGTTCTGCCCACAGGAATAACAGTTTCAGTGAAGAAGATTGAATGGGAAGCAAAGAGAATGAAGGTTATGTCAGAATTCATAACCCGAATAGGCAATGCAAGGCACAAGAATCTGATAAGACTGCTGGGTTTCTGCTATAACAAGCATGTGGCATATCTCTTATATGATTACTTGCCTAATGGAAATCTTGCTGAGAAGATCAGAATGAAAAGGGATTGGACAGCCAAGTACAAAATTGTAATTGGAATTGCAAGGGGACTTCACTATCTTCATCATGAATGCTACCCTGCAATACCCCATGGTGATTTGAAGTCGAGTGACATATTGTTTGATGAAAATATGGAACCCCATCTGGCAGAATTTGGATTCAAACTTCTGGCAGAATTGAACAAAGCTTCACTTCCATCAACCATTTCTAGGACAGAAACAG GTGAATTCAATCCTGCAATAAAAGAGGAGCTCTACACCGACATTTACAGCTTTGGAGAGGTGATTATGGAAACTATAACAAATGGTAGGCTAACAAATGCAGGAGGAAGCATACAGAGCAAGCCAAGGGAGGCTCTTTTAAGAGAGATTTACAATGAAAATGAAGTGGGGTCTGCAGATTCCATGCAGGAGGAGataaaattggtttttgaaGTTGCTTTGTTGTGCACTAGAAGTAGACCATCTGACAGACCTTCCATGGAAGATGTATTAAATCTTTTATCGGGTTTGAAGTCACAAAGATTTATCGGGTTTGAAGTCACAAAGAAACAGGAGAACTTTTGA